From the genome of Candidatus Ruthia magnifica str. Cm (Calyptogena magnifica):
AAATAGATACAAAAATTATAACATAAATATTTTAAATTCCAGTTATCCTGGAAAAATTGAGGTTTTTCTAGATAAAGATACTACAATTAATCAACATAGGCTAGATTATGCACGCTACTAGCAGCGTCAATGCAACTAATGATAGTAAATTCTGCTAACTTGATCTTGAGCCAAAGCATTAACAGCGTCAATTAATTGTTGATTAGGTGCTACCAAATAGGCTTTATTTAGTAACATACTGCCTCTTAAATTATCAGTCATATAAGAGATTTTAACAGGGCAATTACCTTTATAATCAAGTAACACTTTAACAAATTTATCAAAAATTGACTGATGTTTAGCGTTTAATAATACTTCAAAGCCCCTAGCATAGCTCATTTTAACTTCTCCAATATTTTCAATTTTATCAACCACTACTTGCCACTGATCTCTAAAATTTTTATTAATTTTTCCTGAAATTACCACTACTTCATCAACAATAAGTTGATCACTTACTAAACCTAGGGTTTTGGTAAATATCACGGCATTTAATAGCTTAGCACCATCTTCAACCGTAATCAAAGCAATTTGTCCACCACTCTTAGTAGCACGATAACGTAGTTCTGAAATTAATGCCAATATACGCATATCTTTATTATTTCTAAAGACAATTTTAGAGGGTAATATTGCTCCAATATGCTTTAAATCAGTTTTATATTCATCAGTAGGATGGTCATTAAAATAATAACCCAACACGCTTTTTTCTAGTTGCAGCCTCTCTTTAAACGAAAAACTTGATGCTGAAAGATAGTTCATCTCATATTCATTATGTTGTTCAATATTGGAAAATAACCCTTTTTGACCACTAAAATAATCATTTTGCTTTTGTTCTGCTTGTCTAATGGCTATCGGATAAGTTTTTATTAAACTCGCTCTATCCACACCTAACACATCAAAAGCGCCACTATAAATCAATGCCTCAATGGCACGCTTATTCAAATAACGCTTTTCAATTCTAGAACAAAACTCAAATAAACTTTTGTAAACACCATTAGTATTGCGCTCAAATACAAGCGCATCAACCAATGCGCCACCTACACCTTTAATTGCACCAAGGCCATATGCAACTGTTTTTTCATCATTAATACTAAATTCATAATTAGATTCACACACATTTGGACCATTGACTACCAAGCCCATTTTCCGAACCTCGCTAATGGTAAATGAAATTCTATCTGTATTATCCATCATGCCAGATAAAACTGCCGCCATAAAAGGCGCAGGATGGTGAGATTTAAGCCAAGCAGTATGGTAAGACACATAGGCATATGCTACCGAATGAGATTTATTAAAACCATAGCCTGAAAACTTATCAATCAAATCAAAAATTTCATTGGCTTTTTTTTCATCAATGCCTTTTTCAGCAGCACCCTTAACAAATACGCTACGCTGGCGACTCATCTCACTGTCTTTTTTCTTACCCATCGCACGTCTAAGTAAATCTGCACCACCTAAAGAGTAGCCTGCCATTACTTGTGCTGATTTCATCACTTGTTCTTGGTATAAAAATACACCGTTGGTTGGTTTAAGGATTTGCTCTAACATCGGATGTGGGTATTTAACCTGCGCACCATGCTTTACATTAATATAATCATCTACCATACCTGCATCTAATGGACCTGGACGATATAGTGCTAACATGGCAACGATATCTTCAAAATTATCCGCTTGCAGCTTCTTTAAATAACTACGCATACCTTCAGACTCTAATTGGAAGATACCTGTTGTATCACAACGCTGAAGCAACTCATAAACCTTTTTATCATCTAATGGCAAAGCATCTAAATCAATCGGTTCATTTGATAAGCCTTTGGCACTAATTAGCTTAACAGTCTTATGAATAACCGTTAAATTGGACAACCCCAAAAAGTCAAATTTAACCAACCCAATCGCTTCAATATCATCCTTATCAAACTGAGAAACCACGCCATCATTTTCACCATAACCTTTATACACTGGACAAAAATCACTAATTTTGCTTGGTGCAATTACCACACCACCTGCATGTGTACCAACGTTTCGCACTAAACCTTCTAACTGCTTAGAAAGATCAATTAATGCCGTTACGCTTTCTTCTGAATCATAACGAGCTCGTAATTCCTCAGAGCCTCCTTCTTCAGGCTTACTCAAGGCTTTTTCAAGTGTCATTTTCAAATCATTAGGAATCATTTTTGATATTTTGTCACTAAACCCATAAGGATGGCCTAGGATACGCCCTACATCACGTACTACACCTTTGGCCGCCATCGTACCGTAAGTAATAATTTGTGAAACCTTTTTATAACCATATTTTTTAGCCACATAATCAATCACTTCATCTCGACGATCAGTGCAAAAATCAATATCAAAATCTGGCATTGAAACCCGCTCTGGATTTAAAAAACGTTCAAATAACAATTCATGCCTAATCGGATCAACATTAGTAATCCCTAAAACATAAGCCACTAAAGAGCCAGCACCAGAGCCACGACCAGGACCTACTGGAATGTCATTTTCTTTTGACCATCTAATAAAATCTGCAACAATTAAGAAATAACCCGGAAATCCCATTTGAATAATAACATTAAGCTCAAATTTTAAGCGCTGGTAATAAACTAGCGTATCAACTTTTAAGTTTTGTAAACGCTGAACTAATCCATGTTCTGACTCTTCACAAAAGAATCGTTCTATGGTTAAGTCTTTTGGCACAGGAAAATCTGGCAAATAATTCTTTTTGAATAACTTAAAATGCACATTGCAACGTTTGGCAATTTCTAATGTATTTTCTAAAATTTCTGGTAAATCAGAAAATAGTTCATGCATTTGCTCGGATGATTTTAAAAATTGTTGATTAGAAAAGTGTTTCTCACGTCGCACATCGTCTAAAAGGCCGCCCTGAGAAATACAAATTCTAGCCTCATGTGCATCAAAATCACTTTCATTTAAAAACTGCACATCATTTGTTGCCACAACAGCGATGTCAAGCTCGAGCGCCAATTTAACACAAAGATGCAAATGCTCTTCATCAAATTCCCTTGAAGTTCTCTGAACACTTAAATAATAACGCTCAACAAGAATAGTTTGCCAAAATTCAGCTTTTTGCTTGGCTTCAATCATTTGATTTGATATTAAGTATTTAGCTACATCACTATAAATAGGTGTTGCAATCATAATCAAACCTTGGTTATGATCAATTAGTTGTTGTTGCGTTACACTAACGCACTCAAACGAACGTCCTTGAGTATAAGACAAAGAAATCAATTCAGAAAGATTAAGGTAACCTTGATAATCTTGACACAATAATAAAACCGAATAAAACTCACCTTCTTTATCTTTGATATTAATTCTAGCACCAAATATTGGTTTGATGTTAGCAATAGTGGCTTTTTGATAAAATTTAACTGCAGTAAAAAGGTTAGATTCATCCGTTAGTGCAATTGAATTCATGCCAATCTCTTGTACTTTTTCAATCAATTTTGGAATGCGAATCAAAGAGTTCTCAACTGAGAATTCACTTTGACAATGTAGATGCACAAAATTAGAATTAGTCATTAAAAGTAATTAAAATAAATTTGATGAAATGTTGATTCATTTTACAAGTCTAAAGAACTTTTTTTATTTTAATAAAATACTGGAAGTTTTAAAAATACATCAGACAAAATAAAAAATACCCCGTCCAATATTGAAGTATTTTTTTAACTCACTAAATTTCCTTAGAACCTAGGTCCAGCTGTTTTTGCCAATTCAGTTTGTGCTATTGCATTAATTATTTGCTTATGAGCTTTATTTGCTAAAGAAATTGCTGCAGCATTTTTACCTGCTTTATACAATCTTTTAGCTTTTTTAATCATTTTTTCAGTATCACGCCATGCCATATTTGCAGCAAGATTGACTTTATAATCAGTCTCAGCCGCTTTAATGACAGATTTAAATGAACCAGAAGAACCGTTATTCCAATTATGCGAATCATCCAAAAAATCGGCCTGAACTATTAAAGCAAACAGTATCAAAATTGTTAATAATACTTTTTTCATTAGTGACCCCTATTTTCTGTATCTATCAGCAGTAATTTCAAGACCATTACTCATTGCTTGATGAAAGAATTCCATATTACGAAACGTTTCTGTCTGAGCTTTTAATGGCTTAGCACGCATGTTTTTCAAACAACCATCATAACGACGATGTAGCGTACCCATACTAGCCCATTTTGTACGATACATAGGTAGGTGGGTAGTATGACCCAAAACAGGAGATAAAATATCAGCACGTGCTTTTTTGCCTGCGTTATACACATGACAATCTGCACAAGACATGTTGAACTGACCACGCTTAGTATAAAAGAAAGTCTTGCCCTTCTCATAAGCCTCTTGAGCACCAGCAGACTCAACTTTTACATTAATCTTTTGTCCAACTGCCTGATCTGAAATCCAAGCACTAATACGAGCAATTTTACCTTTCTTAGAATCTAATTTCTTACCAATTTGTTGTTGGTAACACTTCTTAATCGTACCTTCAAGTGTAACCACTTGCTGAGTTGCTTCATCGAAGTATGGGTGTTTGATACGAGCTGCTGCTGGATCTTTAAGTGGGCTACACTTACTAAGACCAAACTTCAAATACTCCTTGCCACCTTTCTCTACTGCTTCCTCATAAGGAGGAATACCATCTAAGATTTCTTCAAATTGTTTTCTTGAGTTTTGATCAATCGCATATACACCATTAGTGTAGTCTGCAAACTCAACACTCGGAAGGATTGTTTTAAAGTGGTTAATAAGGGCTTTTTGATCAGATGCAACATTAGCTAATACCGTACTAACCAACAAACCCAAACTAGCCACTGTGGTTATTAGTTTTTTCATTAATTTCTCCTCAATAATTATAAACAGCTACTTAGATTTTACAGTCGCAGAACCTGTTTTACCTTTATTATCTGTATATTTAAGTTCAATAATATCACCCTTAACACCAGGAACGTTAAACTTAAAATATGGGTTTTTAGAAATTGAACTACCGATATCAGCATCTACAACCTTGTTACCATTGTGTAGTACAACCATATTTTCAATATAGTTAGCTGGTATAATTTTACCTTTTTTCTTACGTAAACCTGTCTCCATAGGGTGTTTAATTAAACACTTAATACCAATAATGCCTTTTCTAGCCTTGGGCTTTAATTTAATACTTGCCATTTTTATATTCTCCTTTTAATATGATTAGTTAATTAACCGCCACAACCACCAATTGTTACCTTGACTTCTTGAGTTTTAGAAGTTGTTATTCCATCTGCTGTCACTAATGCTACCACTGTAGAAGTTTTATCCATCTTAACACGAGTAGAAACATAACCCTGAGCACCAGATAAATTAAATGAAGCTACTAAAGGGGTAGGGTTATTTTTAATATAAAAAGAAATATTTGTTACTTCTTTCATTTTAGAAGCGTCTACTGTCATTGGTACTACTGCACCATTCTCAGCAATCTTAGGCGCTTTAAATTTGAATGAACCTTGACCAGCATTTGCAACCGTAACACTTGCTACATCTGATTTAGCCTTAAAACTTGTAGAATTAGCGAAAACTACACTTGGTGTCAGTAAGCCTGAGCCTACTACTGTAGCAAACACAGAACCTGACATCGCATTTTTTAGAAATAATCTTCTTTTCATCCTACTCTCCTTATTTTGAATAAATAAAATCTGTAATTTGATCAATTTGCTTCTCGGTTAGTACTTGGTGCTTACCAAATGGAGGCATAATTGAATATGGATTCTTAATAGTCGCATCCCAAATTTGCTTTCTTAAATCAGTTTTATTCGGAAATCTTGCTTTCATCGCAAGTAGTGGCGGCCCAATTGTTCCTGGCAAACTACCGCCTGGAATCATGTGACATGATAGACAATTACCCAACTTACGACCAAAAGTTACCTCTTCGCCCGTCATTTCTTTAGCACCTACTTGTGTTGGCAACATAAACAATATTGCCAATGTCACGACTGCTAAAATAGAAGCAATGGTTTTCTTCATATTTCTCTCCTCTTTATATAAAAAAACAAATCCTTCAAATCAAGCTTCGATGAGAAGAATGATATAGCACTTAAAAATACTTTGCAACTCTTTTATTAAAGCGTTATATTATAATATTCTAGTATTTCTAAAAATAATGTCATGCAATGCCCATCGTTTTATAATTTTATTTCAAGATAGTTTTTCACACTAACTATAAGTAATACCATTTATAAAAATCAGTATTGCTTGCAGTTAGTTTAAAATGCATACATTTACAGAAAAAAGAAAATAAACTGCCAACCAATAAGAGATTATTTAGTTAACCTTTTCCTTTTAAACTTGCTGCGCAGCTTTGATAAGTGCTTGAGCTTTATGCATAGTCTCATCCCACTCTGACTGTGCTATAGAGTCATAAACAATGCCAGCTCCAGCTTGGATATAAAGTATTTGATTTTTAATTATAGCAGTGCGAATAGCAATTGCCATATCCATACATCCATGCCAAGATAAATAGCCAATTGCACCTGAATAAATATTACGTTTTAAAGGCTCGACCTCATTAATAATTTCCATAGCTCGTACTTTAGGCGCACCACTGAGTGTGCCTGCTGGAAAGATTGCTTTTAAAACATCAATCACGCTTACATCATCTCTAAGCTCACATTCAACGTTCGATACAATATGCATCACATGCGAGTAACGT
Proteins encoded in this window:
- the dnaE gene encoding DNA polymerase III subunit alpha, with product MTNSNFVHLHCQSEFSVENSLIRIPKLIEKVQEIGMNSIALTDESNLFTAVKFYQKATIANIKPIFGARINIKDKEGEFYSVLLLCQDYQGYLNLSELISLSYTQGRSFECVSVTQQQLIDHNQGLIMIATPIYSDVAKYLISNQMIEAKQKAEFWQTILVERYYLSVQRTSREFDEEHLHLCVKLALELDIAVVATNDVQFLNESDFDAHEARICISQGGLLDDVRREKHFSNQQFLKSSEQMHELFSDLPEILENTLEIAKRCNVHFKLFKKNYLPDFPVPKDLTIERFFCEESEHGLVQRLQNLKVDTLVYYQRLKFELNVIIQMGFPGYFLIVADFIRWSKENDIPVGPGRGSGAGSLVAYVLGITNVDPIRHELLFERFLNPERVSMPDFDIDFCTDRRDEVIDYVAKKYGYKKVSQIITYGTMAAKGVVRDVGRILGHPYGFSDKISKMIPNDLKMTLEKALSKPEEGGSEELRARYDSEESVTALIDLSKQLEGLVRNVGTHAGGVVIAPSKISDFCPVYKGYGENDGVVSQFDKDDIEAIGLVKFDFLGLSNLTVIHKTVKLISAKGLSNEPIDLDALPLDDKKVYELLQRCDTTGIFQLESEGMRSYLKKLQADNFEDIVAMLALYRPGPLDAGMVDDYINVKHGAQVKYPHPMLEQILKPTNGVFLYQEQVMKSAQVMAGYSLGGADLLRRAMGKKKDSEMSRQRSVFVKGAAEKGIDEKKANEIFDLIDKFSGYGFNKSHSVAYAYVSYHTAWLKSHHPAPFMAAVLSGMMDNTDRISFTISEVRKMGLVVNGPNVCESNYEFSINDEKTVAYGLGAIKGVGGALVDALVFERNTNGVYKSLFEFCSRIEKRYLNKRAIEALIYSGAFDVLGVDRASLIKTYPIAIRQAEQKQNDYFSGQKGLFSNIEQHNEYEMNYLSASSFSFKERLQLEKSVLGYYFNDHPTDEYKTDLKHIGAILPSKIVFRNNKDMRILALISELRYRATKSGGQIALITVEDGAKLLNAVIFTKTLGLVSDQLIVDEVVVISGKINKNFRDQWQVVVDKIENIGEVKMSYARGFEVLLNAKHQSIFDKFVKVLLDYKGNCPVKISYMTDNLRGSMLLNKAYLVAPNQQLIDAVNALAQDQVSRIYYH
- the soxA gene encoding sulfur oxidation c-type cytochrome SoxA; this encodes MKKLITTVASLGLLVSTVLANVASDQKALINHFKTILPSVEFADYTNGVYAIDQNSRKQFEEILDGIPPYEEAVEKGGKEYLKFGLSKCSPLKDPAAARIKHPYFDEATQQVVTLEGTIKKCYQQQIGKKLDSKKGKIARISAWISDQAVGQKINVKVESAGAQEAYEKGKTFFYTKRGQFNMSCADCHVYNAGKKARADILSPVLGHTTHLPMYRTKWASMGTLHRRYDGCLKNMRAKPLKAQTETFRNMEFFHQAMSNGLEITADRYRK
- the soxZ gene encoding thiosulfate oxidation carrier complex protein SoxZ: MASIKLKPKARKGIIGIKCLIKHPMETGLRKKKGKIIPANYIENMVVLHNGNKVVDADIGSSISKNPYFKFNVPGVKGDIIELKYTDNKGKTGSATVKSK
- the soxY gene encoding thiosulfate oxidation carrier protein SoxY, giving the protein MKRRLFLKNAMSGSVFATVVGSGLLTPSVVFANSTSFKAKSDVASVTVANAGQGSFKFKAPKIAENGAVVPMTVDASKMKEVTNISFYIKNNPTPLVASFNLSGAQGYVSTRVKMDKTSTVVALVTADGITTSKTQEVKVTIGGCGG
- the soxX gene encoding sulfur oxidation c-type cytochrome SoxX, with protein sequence MKKTIASILAVVTLAILFMLPTQVGAKEMTGEEVTFGRKLGNCLSCHMIPGGSLPGTIGPPLLAMKARFPNKTDLRKQIWDATIKNPYSIMPPFGKHQVLTEKQIDQITDFIYSK